One Aegilops tauschii subsp. strangulata cultivar AL8/78 chromosome 2, Aet v6.0, whole genome shotgun sequence genomic window, GCGACCACAACGCCACCGGAGGGAGGGGACAACCTCCACCGCCTCAGCGGGGCCGATCGGACGCGGCGAGAAGGACTTGCTTGGCACCGAATGCCCGGCCGGGTCCACTTGGGCCCGGACAATCCTGTCACCACGCTGCAGCGCGCTGATCGACGAAGCCCACACCGCCCGAGAACTCCGCCCCCACGCCACCACCAGGGAACAACGCCGCCGAACGCCGAGCCACCGGTCCACCCAACCGGGATGAGGCCCAAAATGGCCTAGATCTGGGCTGGGCGGGCGCCGCCAGGCCCAGCGCCACCGCGCCGCCCCACGGCCAACGGCCGCACCGCCGTGTCGAGCACCACCACGGCCCGCGGCATCACCACCGACGGGCAGCACTGAAGCCGGCCGAGGTGCACCGCCGCCGGCCATCACCGCCCGAGAATGGGAAGGCCGCGTGCGGGGAGAGGCATACCACTGCTGCCAGCACCACGCGGCCGGGGACCGGCAGCGCACGCTGACGGCGGCGGGAGGAAGGAGGGACGCGGGGGAGAGCTGGAGGGGCGCGAGGGAATGGCCCCCGGCCGCCTTGCTCGGGGAGGCAACGCGGGGGTACGGGGAatggagggggtgggggaggagaaGGGGAACGTGAGGGGGAAGGGGCtggcggctccggcgggctccggccgccgccgcggtgGAACCCTAGGAGCGGGGAGCGGGGTCGGGGTCGGGAGCGGGCTGGATCCACACATATGCATATACCAAAGTTATATattaaataaagaaaaaacaCTATAGATATGCGAGCTTGATCGGTGCAGAGGGCAGCAACGGTAGCAGCGACGAGCTTGATCGGGTGCAAAATTTGAAGACGAAGGGGTCGGGCGCATGGGTGGCCACGATCCATAACTCAAACGTGAGACTGAGTGTCGCGCTAGTCGTTAAACGCGCCGACGACGGCCATGCGGCAAGAAACGTAGCCGAGAGCCCTATCTAAAGCGGGTACTTTTAAATTTGATGCCAAGATTTTTGAGTAAGCCAAGGTGTTTTTCTACGGCCTCTACGTAAGCCGAGTTCACTTTTGTTACTGTGTGTGCTTTGATCGGTACTCGACTTACACCATTTCGAGAATACGTGTTTTTACACTTGGCTAACATGCAGACGCACGGCAACGTGTGATTTTTTTTTAGTGATATCTAGCTTTGTTTTATTAGATACAGACGCAGGCTCATGCATATACATTCACTTCTACAAAAAGAAAAGTACTTAACAACTGTATCTCATGAACTTTCTGTTGGATAATCCAAACATGTGTTGCAAGGATTAGGTAAGTTTGAGTTAGTTTCCTAGTCCAACTGTAGGGGTGGGAATACTACTCCAGGTAGAGTTGCACTTAGACGTGTCATAGTAGTATACGTATGAGTCAGATTAGGTCTAAGTTGGGATCAGCGTTGCCGATTGATTAATTTATAGGCAAGTTTGACTGGACCGGAAAAGAGCTGTCCGGTTGGACTTGGAATGTCACTGGAATTGCATGGACTCTGTGTCTGCAGTTGTATTGTATAGGGCATCTTTGTTCCTCGAAGACTTCGTGCATCAGACTCGAACAGATCTGCCTCCTACCCAGTCTTCTCCCCTCTGACCCTTCTTCCTTGGCCGCCATGGACGATTTGCCGCACTGCACCTGCGAGAAGACCCAGTGCCTCCAGCGGTAAGTAAGCCACTGGCGACGCCGCCGACGTGCTCTTACGGTCCTCCTCACCGAAACCGCATTCACATGCATGCAGCTACTGCCATTGCTTCGAGGCCTCGGTGTTCTGCGACGAGGGGTGCTCCTGCCAGGGCTGCCGCAACACAGAGGACAACTCCGACGAGGTGGATGAGCGCGCAGAGTGCATCATGAAGAAGAAGCCCGACGCCTTCAAGCCCAAGATCATCGCCGGCGATGGGCCTGGGctgcaacagcagcagcagcgagCAGCAGGGGTGCACGTCAAGGGATGCAACTGCCGCAATTCTGAATGCAAGAAGCTCTACTGCGAGTGCTTCAAGGTACGTACATACTCACGTCTCCTCTGCTTTTATTTGGTTTTGCCTTGCATGACTTCATGTGCTGTCGGTGCTCGATCTCATGCTCGATTTGCGGCTGTCTCGAATCGAAGCACGGCGTCGGGTGCAGCGACAAGTGCCAGTGCACAGGGTGCGCCAACACCTTCGGAGTGAAAGGCGGTGAGTGCATCGATCGCCACACATATATTCTCTTCTACTTTCATTTATTTTATTTAAGAGATAAGTATATTTTTCGCCCTCGAACTCTTCCTAGAGTTTAGAAATCGTCCCTCAACTCTAAACCGGAGAGTTTTCGTCCCTCAACTATCAAAACCGAATAGTTTTCGTCCCTCGTGCCGCTTGGGGCGGTTTTAGTCCCGAGTGTACAGTAAATCGGTGAACAGTACAATCAAAAAAATAGCAACAAAAATCAAAAAACTCTGGAATTTTACAGCATCGAAGATACTTTGGTGCGCAAGACACGTGCAAAATTTTGTGGTGTTTTGATATTCGAGCAACTCGTGGCAAACAAAAAACTATAAATATGTACGTCAGTGAACAATAATTCAAAATAGCAAAAAATTTCAAAGCAGTATGAATTGTTTTGGCATAAAAGAGGCTTGGGTGCCCAACGTGCGTGCAAATTTTCATGATGTTTGGGTATTGTATGAACTCGTGACAAAAAAACAAAATTTGGCTCAgatttatttttttgaaaaagtgcgctattttattttattttttgctaGAGCTCCTCGTATGTCATTTGATCATGAAATTTTGCATGCATCTTGCATACCTGAGCATCTTTGATGCCAAAATGTTTCAATTTTTATTAttgtttttgctttttttttATTGTTCACCGACGCACATATTTACAGTTTTTTGTTTGCCACGAGCTGCTTGAATGTCGAAACACCACGAAATTTTGCACGGGTCTTGCACACCATATTATCTTCGATGTtgtaaaatttcagatttttttgattttCTTTTTGCTATTTTTTCGATTTTATTGTTCACCGATTTACTGTTCATCCCAGACTAAAACCGCCCGAGGCGGCACGAGGGACGAAAACTATCCGGTTTTGATAGTTGAGGGACGAAAACTCTCCGGTTTAGAGTTGAGGGACGATTTCTAAACTCTCGGAAGAGTTCGAGGACGAAAAATATACTTATCCCTTTATTTATAGCATTTATACATTTATGCTCAGTCGTGTTCTTGCATGATCAATTGCCAGCGGCTCAACAAGCACATAGTGATAGTCCTGAAGGAACATCTGGCGGCTCCGGTGAAACACTTGCCCGTTCTAATGGATCGTCCGCAATCATCAACGACGACATGGCTTCTCAGTTGACAGAAACAAGCATCATGGACGATATCCACATCCCCAGCGAATTGAGTCACATGGATGTTGATCTTGGTCCACCAACTCAAACCCTGGGGTGAGTTATATTTTCAACATCCTTGTCAAATGCCATCTACTcctgcgctactgctatgccgAGCGGAGTGAAatttcaaaagaaaaaaaatcgaATTGGTAAGTTATCCAGTTTACCAGACTTTGCCGCGACAAACTTTTATGAACGTCCCCTTTCTTAAAAGAACAGTTTGTCGTGATAGTCTTCTTTGTGATGTGTTTACACCTGCTCCACGGTCTTCATTGGAACAACATGCAAGTGACAGTTTACGGTAAATAGGATGTGTTAGCATTCTAATCATGTGTTCCTTTGTGTAGTGACGGCGGCCTCGAGGACATCATCTTCTATTCAGACTTTCAGCACAATATTGATCCCCAAGCACATCAGGGGTTGGCGCAGCAGGCCGATGCATCGCTGAGCAATGACGCAAACTCCCTACTAGAGCAGGGCCCTTCAAAAACTGACACTTGTGATCTTCTCCACCATGGTAGCCAGATCAACAAACTCAGTGGAATTCGATCTTGATGAAGCTGATGATCAACTTAAAACCATACTCCACTTGAGTATTGTGATGCTGATACATACAGCTCGCCTAGTTTGAGATTTGCTCAGTGTAGTTTATTATCTTCCAAATAGCCGCAAATAATTTCCCTGAGAATTTTATGAATCCCTAATTGGTACATATATGATTATTATCTTCCAAATCTTTTCCCTGAGAATTTTATGAATCTCTCTGGTGTGTTTTGATGATGATATGACGTGACGTGAAAAGTCTACACTGGACTGATATAGAAGTAGAACACAACCATATATTAAAAGCTACCGTCATGAATTACTGGTGTGGTCAATCAAAACAAACAATATAACTGGGGTACAACTCTTACTAGTACAATATAAGTGTAACATGAAATTCAGTAGTGACGACTTATATATCAACACATGCCGGTCGTGGTCTCTTCATATGATTAACCTATATATATCAACCTTCTCCTCTATAGTGTCAATACTTTTCTCTCATGTCATGTGTCAGCCACCAAGGCACAAGCTTCTCCACTTAGCCGCAAGAGCGATCAAGCCCGAGCCTTGCCCTGAGCCACTTGGAGACATCGTCCATTTCCTCAGGGGTGGTGTGATGGCCCAGTCTGCACAAATGACATGATGTCAGTACTACTAAATTTCAGAAGAAAAATACGAAGTGGGAAAATTGTGCATGTCCATCTGTAGTACCCGTTGTAGGCTTTGAAATTCAGGTAAGAAAAGCCCGAGTTCCGCAGAAACTCGGCTGACCTCTCACCGTTCCTGTACGTGACTGCCTCGTCCCCTGCAGGAACACAAAGAAGGAAATTAAGCATTTTTAGTAGTAGTAAATTTCACAATTCAGAAGAGATTAATTCAGCACATGGACAGCAAAACAATAGGCAATGCTAACCTCTTCCATGGCCAAGCATTATCGGCAAGGCAGCAGCCCTCCTGAAAGCAGTCTGTGAGCTCTCAATCTTGGTCCTCAGGGTCCTAAACAATATTCGAATATGAGCTTAACAGATACTACCAATATACTGTATCAATAACATGACTGTTTTTTCGTCAAAAATATCAGTGTCAGACCTGGAGCAGGGAAGCCAGCCGCTCAACCCAATGATAGCGCTGAGGGTAGGGTACGCAACACCGTTTGAGAACCTTCCATGAGCATAACATGCGGCAGAGTGGAACGCAGTGGCGGCTCCCATGCTGAAACCGCCTATCCCAAGCCTCACTGGAGATCGTGCGCTATTAGCATTAGTACATAATTTTTATTCGCTAAATGAATGTGGTACATGTCGAAAAAAATCAGATTACCATCAGAGGGCTCGGACGATAGCAAGTTTACTATGTGTGCGGCGGATGCGTCCAGCCCTTGGACGTCGTCGGGGCCGTCAACCGAAGTCTCCTCCACATCGATCGGACCCTGTTTCATTTCAGTATGCAATGCAGTGCAAAGATGGTCATTTCAGTATGCAATCCAGCTAATTTTATCTGATAAACTGGTCATAGCAACAACAGAGGAAGAACAGAACAGACAACAAGGTGCAAGATAGTGAGCTCATTGATTAGACTGAAGAAAATTAAGAAAACAATGCAGGCCACAAAGTAGTACAAACCCCTGTTTGAGATACACAGATGAGTTATATCGGAATTCAAAAGCCATCCTACTCACTCCACTATCTTGGAAGCCGGCTCACAAGTCACAACGCATACACACACATCAGGCACCATTGCCATGTACCATGCGTGGTTATATTTCACTAGCAGCATTATTAGCTAGCAGTATAAGAGCACGCAACCACAGGAGGCCATATTAACTAATGGCGATGGTGATGCTGATGCTGGCTTCTGGACCTCCGAGTCACATCTCTGTAGTCGCAAGAAGCAACACTTAATAATACAAAACAAACAGTGGAAGATAGTCCATCAAGTTGGATCATATTACTCAGAGCAGGGAAGGGTATTCTAGCACTGGTATGTGAGTCACCCCGGAACAATTTCATTGTCGAGGGCTTTAAAGTTGAGGTTGCGCACACAGCAGAAACCCTCGCCCACCTCGTGGCTCTCAGTCCACACCAGCCACTCGTGCTAGTAGACCGGGTTATACAGCTGAAGCTAAACTGGCTGATATAAACACATCATGCCCCCAGTACATCGAAAACAGTTAATTGCCTGATATAAACACAACGTTGCCACGAACATACTGAATTAAATAAGCCCTTTTTTCCTAATCCTAAACAAATAGAAAGGACAATCAATCCACCACTTGTGTAGTCAACTGCATCGATACCGCCCATGTCATCACTGTCAACCTCTGTAGCTCCCTCCTCCTGGATTGTCATTTTCACCTTAATATTTTGATCTATATACCAGTGAAACCAACAATGGTGAGAGCCATTATATTTTCATGTCAAATAACTGTAAGAAACTAAGAAATTGTGATCTATGCCTACTCTACATCTGTCACACACAAACAATTATCACCTAAACAACAATGGGATCATGTGTTAACAATGATATTTATCAAATAAAATAGGCTGGTAAAATTTGCAGATGGGATCTAACCTGTGACAATTCACAAAAACACTCATCTATAGGTATTGCAATGCGAAGGCCAAAAATACAGTAAACAATAATTCAATCTATGAAAATATAATTCATAATTGAGCAAGTACACAATATTTGGTTTCCCATTTAAAGCAATTAACAGCAAGTGGAGCACCATCCATCTCGCACACACGATCCAGCACATCCACAAGCACCAGGCACTGCACACACACAACACGCACACACATCATGCAGGAAGAGCTGGCCCAACCGCCAGCCGCCACTGCGACATGGATCGATCGCAAGGAGATGCATGCAAATTTTGCATAAGGAAAGACACTTACGTTGTTTCTTGCGCGTCGCAGCTCCTCTGAAAGCTTTGCACATATCAAGGGGCATACAATTTAGTCATCTATAATGTACCGATGGTTCAAAAGGGACAAGGATTTCAGTGTGATGAAAAAAAAAGGATTCTGCACAAACTCAGCATAGCCTAAGCTTATACACCCAACCAATCACACTATTAGTGTGCAAAGTATGAACAAAGATTTTACTATGAGTTCTCCCTTAATTCTCAACAACCAGGAAGCCCTATCATGGTTAGTCAACTGCATCGTTGCAGACCTGTTGGTGTAAGATTTGCACATTGGTTTCAGAATTTCATGGTATTGCTACTGAATGGTCCGATTTGATAGTGATAACATTATTTTGTGTTTGAACTGAAGGGTACAGATTACATCAAAAGATACTATCTCCGTTGATCTCATTTCTATATTTCTGTTGCTTCTATAGTAATACTACTGCATGATGACAATTCTGCTTGTGTATCTCTGTCTTTGTATGTTGGGCAGTGACAAAACTACAAATAGTCTTACACGAAAACAGTAATGGTACATTGCTATGGTTCATGCTATTATAGTTCATATTATTTTGTATTGTTGCTTGGAACAACATGTCTGTTCCTAACATATCTACAGGTACTGACGGAATTTAAACTTTTGGTGCAGGCATCCTATATATGTCAGACATAGAACATAAGGAAAGAGAAAACTGGAAAAGTCAACCACGTTGCAAAATTAGAAAGAATTCATATATGGGGATATCAGATTATCCCTCGGCaggaaagaaaaaaaggaagccTTCAGCTGCTAGCTATTCAGGGACATAAAAGTTAGAGCAGTTTGAATTGTCGGAAAGTATGTTTTCTTTATTCTTAGCCATCATCAATAGAGAGTACCTTTGAAATCCAGCATCAGAAGAATGTTTTAAACTTGTAAACTCAAGTACTCCATGCAGCTAGCTTAATGCACCAAAAACTCTGCCGCAGCAGAGCACAACAAAAGGAAAACCCTGCCACACGCCGAACAAATCAGTACGACCACTTAGCCATGGACATGATAGAATTAAAATGGGCTTATTCCATCTGTGCCCCCaattccttagttgtgctcagttTTTCCCACGCTTtaaacttttgctcacttttccccactcccttagcTGAAACTCTCACAAATGTTCATAACAGACGTTTGCCGTCTTGGCCGTTAACTGACTTGTGGGGCCACGTTGGACTCTGTTGACTGTGGTTGTGGCTTCGCTGGTTGGGCCGTGTTTGTGTTCATAGGACGGGCCCGTTAGTTTGTTGGGAATAAATTAAAAAAGCCTTCTATCGATGGAtgcagcctgctatgcatgcccgGCTTTGGCATCGATTtagcctgctatgcatgcgaaCACCGCCACGCACGCATCTAGTGACCTAGACCTAAACGCATGCATGCACGCCGAGACGCACGCATCGATCCTTGCCGCCCGGTTGCCGGTGGATTTAGTCGCTCCGCAGCGTCGTTTCACGCGTCGCAGGCATACGTGCCGGTGGCAGAAGGGGCAGGCTGCACGCACGCTCGCGTCTATGTCGAGGCATCGGTTCACGCGGCACGAGTGCCGCTCGATTCAGTTGTGGGAGGCAGGCAGCCGCCAACGCAGAGCACGCAGAAGGGGGAGGCAGGCAGCCGCCAACGCAGAGCACGCAAAGCACGTTCGCATGGATTCACGTTCACACATTTATGATCGCATCGGTTCACGCATGCACTGAGTCACGATCTACGCCGTTTGCGCGTGTACCCACTTCGTCTCTCCTGGCTATTTAAACTGCCCTTCATTGCCTCTTCTTCTACAGATCCATCTGCGCCTCCCACTTCTCTTCTTCCCCCAAAAGC contains:
- the LOC109734161 gene encoding acyl-protein thioesterase 1-like, coding for MTIQEEGATEVDSDDMGGIDAVDYTSGGLIVLSICLGLGKKGLFNSGPIDVEETSVDGPDDVQGLDASAAHIVNLLSSEPSDVRLGIGGFSMGAATAFHSAACYAHGRFSNGVAYPTLSAIIGLSGWLPCSRTLRTKIESSQTAFRRAAALPIMLGHGRGDEAVTYRNGERSAEFLRNSGFSYLNFKAYNGLGHHTTPEEMDDVSKWLRARLGLDRSCG